Proteins encoded within one genomic window of Fusarium musae strain F31 chromosome 4, whole genome shotgun sequence:
- a CDS encoding hypothetical protein (EggNog:ENOG41~MEROPS:MER0019360), which yields MPSSSSSSSSSASPSFAEIASGVADLGDRSKVTPQQAIDKFWKQFTTKNPGKATTVIPSNTYTDLAAKRGNQVTTTTTQASYEDAAATCRAKVEKIVKECRRINKKYRDPHFDIEVDLKLYRNDCLHSLSNVENYQPGEDLRPQSVKRVGDIFEKPCFYIDGPTANDVRQGRDGDCWLMAALCTLSEKPGLIERLCVAHDQDVGVYGFVFYRDGAWISEIVDDFLYLIKPDYDEGYFDRILFDDIERVDPDEAYRRIFQSNSSALYFAQCQHPQETWLPLLEKCYAKAHGDYGAIEGGFGGEGIEDLTGGVTSELLTTDILDKEYFWREELLKVNQEFLFGCNTGIWGRGWGERKGIVELHAYSIQKAVEIDGKRLLKLKNPWGKGEWTGPWSDGSKEWTAEWLQKLDHRFGDDGDFWISYEDLLRKYQAFERTRLFTDDWRVSQLWTTMSVPWALDYHDTHFSFTLSKPGPVVLVLAQLDDRYFRGLEGQYMFELGFRLHKAGHSDYVVRSQTPYRMTRSVNVELELEAGDYEVRVKINATRNQDILPIEKVIKDNAKSRREKLLRIGLAYDLGHCKGRFVETPEEKAARKEHEAKIKQKKRDKIRAKLLKEREEAHYLATRQFERDEHKRLKRKEKLALKKAAKKARQEARKAERAAIKAEKAANKAAEAEAKAMLEAEEAAKKEKEEEAEAEAVKEEKVEAGEEKAESKPEEPMTPESTADDDSNEKDDTKEAEATEPKADEKGAEVDAEEEEEEQDIESEPETDVESVGTLPTLEDRELWIHVDNYTGTISSDSDSDNESTTSSSSSSSEVEKDPWNAVVVAGIRIFHTGLGEGEDDSDINLKVIRPIPFGKDDEEVDVGKKCSTKVLDVDDSAKDATLVGDASEKIRFIKGDGGKRRTATTFF from the exons atgccttcatcttcttcctctagTTCTTCCTCCGCAAGCCCATCGTTTGCCGAGATTGCGTCTGGTGTCGCTGATCTCGGCGACAGATCAAAAGTCACGCCTCAGCAAGCGATTGACAAGTTTTGGAAGCAGTTCACTACCAAGAATCCAGGCAAAG CAACTACTGTCATTCCCTCAAACACTTACACTGATCTCGCCGCCAAAAGAGGCAACCAAGTAACCACCACAACAACCCAAGCATCCTACGAAGACGCCGCAGCAACATGCCGCGCCAAAGTCGAAAAGATCGTCAAGGAGTGCCGTCGCATCAACAAGAAGTATCGCGATCCTCACTTTGACATTGAAGTCGATCTCAAGCTCTACCGCAACGACTGTCTGCACTCTCTCTCCAATGTTGAGAACTACCAGCCTGGTGAGGATCTTCGTCCGCAGAGTGTGAAGCGCGTTGGCGACATCTTTGAGAAGCCTTGTTTTTACATCGATGGTCCTACTGCGAATGATGTTAGACAGGGACGAGATGGTGATTGCTGGCTCATGGCGGCGCTGTGTACGCTTAGTGAGAAACCTGGTTTGATTGAACGACTCTGTGTTGCGCATGATCAGGATGTTGGTGTTTATGGGTTTGTGTTTTATCGGGACGGAGCTTGGATTTCCGAGATTGTTGACGATTTC CTGTATCTCATCAAGCCGGACTATGATGAGGGGTACTTTGACAGGATCCTCTTTGACGACATTGAGCGCGTTGATCCGGATGAAGCGTACCGTCGCATCTTCCAGTCCAACAGCAGTGCGTTGTACTTTGCGCAGTGTCAGCATCCTCAGGAGACTTGGCTgcctcttcttgagaagtgtTACGCAAAGGCTCACGGAGATTACGGTGCAATTGAGGGCGGTTTCGGAGGCGAGGGTATTGAGGATCTTACTGGTGGTGTCACCTCAGAGCTTTTGACCACTGATATCCTTGACAAG GAGTACTTCTGGAGGGAAGAGTTACTCAAAGTCAACCAAGAGTTCCTTTTTGGCTGTAACACTGGCATCTGGGGCCGTGGCTGGGGTGAGCGCAAGGGCATTGTTGAACTCCACGCCTACTCCATTCAGAAAGCTGTCGAGATCGATGGCAAGCGACTCCTCAAGCTAAAGAACCCTTGGGGCAAGGGTGAATGGACCGGCCCATGGA GCGACGGCTCAAAGGAGTGGACTGCCGAGTGGCTCCAAAAGCTCGACCATCGCTTCGGCGACGATGGAGATTTCTGGATCTCGTATGAAGACCTACTTAGAAAGTATCAGGCCTTTGAGAGAACCCGTCTCTTCACCGACGACTGGCGTGTCAGTCAGCTCTGGACTACAATGTCTGTCCCGTGGGCACTAGACTACCACGACACGCACTTCTCCTTCACCCTCTCCAAGCCCGGTCCTGTTGTTCTTGTGCTCGCTCAGCTTGATGATCGTTACTTCAGAGGTCTTGAGGGCCAGTACATGTTTGAACTGGGTTTCCGTCTTCACAAGGCTGGTCACTCTGACTACGTCGTGCGAAGCCAGACACCATACCGCATGACGCGCTCCGTCAACGTTGAACTCGAACTAGAGGCTGGCGACTACGAAGTCCGCGTCAAGATCAACGCCACTCGCAACCAAGATATCTTGCCCATTGAAAAGGTCATCAAAGACAACGCCAAGTCGCGTCGCGAGAAGCTTCTCCGCATTGGTCTCGCTTACGATCTCGGCCACTGCAAGGGCCGTTTCGTCGAGACTCCCGAAGAAAAGGCCGCCCGTAAAGAGCACgaggccaagatcaagcagaagaagagagacaagATCAGGGcaaagcttctcaaggagcGCGAAGAGGCTCACTATCTTGCTACACGGCAATTCGAGCGGGATGAGCATAAGCGACTGAAGAGgaaggagaagcttgccCTTAAAAAGGCTGCTAAGAAGGCGAGACAGGAGGCTCGTAAGGCTGAGAGAGCTgctatcaaggctgagaaggcgGCGAACAAGgcagctgaagctgaggctaAGGCTATGCttgaggcagaagaagctgcgaagaaagagaaggaggaagaggctgaggctgaggctgtgaaggaagaaaaggttgaggctggtgaggaGAAGGCCGAGTCCAAGCCCGAAGAGCCCATGACTCCCGAGTCCACCGCAGACGATGACTCTaatgagaaggatgataCCAAGGAAGCCGAAGCAACTGAGCCTAAGGCCGACGAAAAGGGAGCTGAAGTCGacgccgaagaagaggaggaagagcaagacaTCGAGAGCGAACCCGAAACCGATGTCGAAAGCGTCGGCACGCTCCCCACCCTCGAAGACCGCGAACTCTGGATCCACGTCGACAACTACACTGGCACCATCTCTTCCGACAGCGACTCGGACAACGaatccaccacctcctccagcagctccagctccgaAGTCGAGAAAGACCCCTGGAACGCCGTGGTAGTAGCCGGCATCCGCATCTTCCACACCGGGCTCGGCGAGGGCGAAGACGACAgcgacatcaacctcaaggtGATCCGGCCGATCCCCTTTGggaaggatgatgaggaggttgatgttgggaAGAAGTGCAGTACCAAGGTgttggatgttgatgatagtGCAAAGGATGCTACGCTTGTGGGGGATGCGAGTGAGAAGATTCGGTTTATCAAGGGGGATGgggggaagagaagaactgCTACTACGTTTTTCTGA
- a CDS encoding hypothetical protein (EggNog:ENOG41), whose translation MAEPEDIHARKPSGINIFGISGSGYHHLMPHEMADLHNQPSPEAKRGSPPETPHSFHNLLGSHPAGSSSSSPRVADSQGTPEPYSEIWAPSMPRGGDEKKSDMPKTTEREVKISEGGKLPKIVEPRGDAMDDEFDDEIFYKKFVYSTVGSGIWLVTAILQPRWGHKIASGASLSPSTATTLAALLAKTIEMSFVTVFVSCLGQVLTRRAFIRKAHGMSLAEMTMRNWVIQPGSLITHFETLPSSSLTLLGMLSLTATIAAAFYTTASDAMVSPKLKSGSWEHKELIGYVRASYANAAYVREDCPYLFNITEDIHAAESCMNVQFSGQSYRNLLNYMNMWTNLNQNGTEISSDLKKRPGGTTLLHDNTTLYSSWIETEHGDVEAHFEETGRIINNVTLALPHPGVYGASKLKVNGILQPDDLAGVGEYTVRAGVVSPSVNVLCVDMDKEELAPLVYTTWPNAKVNNTDIPGQKTGWSGWTGEVPQPLDGKNKDYYLNRTDVDDIFRWGPKYERRPPVFQMYPFDFNLLTNATVYAADAIYTLGKSPESKNYTVCQLRSWVSPNCSTEFNISGIAGASMKAHCEDDGDENAYRRSFPSDQGWSAPSLDWKWLADQWRLSMDLNGGSVNNNASNARILTQLSLHEPKMPASYPSLAEALAVYSSSLIMISAIDTPFRHYWDQDPDAYPENLIPAPGFPQLFNASLITQEYTSGHTQSWQNIFYVVLVLVFAINLFCLGYFIMRSGLVTDFTEPQNLFSLAINSPPSNSFHGSCGGGPEKRHLVVPWKVAYAPSANHYFFQDNSPGKDTSEGLSTAREYGEPRDLAVDRSAYIIVI comes from the exons ATGGCCGAGCCAGAGGACATACACGCCCGCAAGCCCTCCGGTATAAACATATTCGGCATCTCTGGCAGCGGTTATCATCATCTAATGCCCCACGAAATGGCTGATCTTCACAACCAGCCCTCGCCGGAAGCAAAAAGGGGCAGTCCTCCCGAGACACCGCATTCCTTTCATAACCTGCTCGGCAGCCACCCAGCGGGGAGTTCTTCTTCTAGTCCCAGAGTCGCTGATTCTCAAGGCACACCTGAGCCGTACTCTGAGATTTGGGCCCCGTCTATGCCGCgcggtggtgatgagaagaagagcgatATGCCTAAGACCACGGAGCGAGAAGTCAAGATTAGTGAGGGAGGAAAGCTTCCTAAGATTGTGGAACCGAGGGGGGATGCGatggatgatgagtttgacgatgagattttttataaaaagtttg TCTACTCAACAGTCGGCAGCGGAATCTGGCTCGTCACAGCCATCCTCCAACCCCGATGGGGCCACAAAATCGCCTCTGGCGCATCcctctcaccatcaacagcaacgacCCTTGCAGCACTACTAGCAAAGACCATCGAAATGTCCTTCGTCACGGTCTTTGTCTCATGTCTAGGCCAAGTCCTCACCCGCAGAGCGTTTATTCGAAAAGCGCATGGCATGTCACTTGctgagatgacgatgaggaacTGGGTCATTCAGCCTGGATCTCTCATCACTCACTTTGAAACACTGCCTTCGTCGTCATTGACGCTTCTGGGGATGTTGTCGCTTACTGCTACGATTGCAGCTGCGTTCTACACTACTGCCTCTGACGCGATGGTCTCACCGAAGTTGAAGTCTGGGAGTTGGGAGCATAAGGAGCTTATTGGATATGTGCGTGCGTCGTATGCTAATGCAGCTTATGTGCGTGAGGACTGTCCGTATCTTTTCAACATTACAGAAGATATTCACGCCGCCGAGTCGTGCATGAATGTTCAGTTCTCAGGACAATCTTACAGGAATTTACTGAACTACATGAACATGTGGACGAATCTCAACCAAAACGGAACCGAAATCTCATCGGATTTGAAGAAACGGCCTGGTGGAACGACGCTACTCCACGATAACACTACGCTGTACTCCTCCTGGATCGAGACTGAGCACGGCGATGTTGAAGCGCATTTTGAAGAAACGGGGCGTATTATCAACAATGTCACTCTTGCCCTTCCTCATCCAGGCGTCTACGGTGCTTCTAAACTCAAAGTCAACGGAATTCTTCAACCTGATGATCTCGCTGGAGTGGGAGAGTACACTGTTCGAGCTGGCGTTGTCTCACCATCTGTCAATGTTCTATGTGTCGATATGGATAAGGAGGAACTTGCGCCCCTTGTTTACACGACGTGGCCTAACGCCAAGGTCAACAACACTGATATCCCTGGCCAAAAGACAGGATGGTCTGGTTGGACGGGCGAAGTTCCTCAGCCGCTTGATGGCAAGAACAAGGATTATTATCTCAACCGGACTGATGTGGATGATATCTTCAGATGGGGACCTAAATACGAGCGTCGACCTCCTGTCTTCCAAATG TACCCCTTTGACTTTAACCTTCTCACCAACGCAACAGTCTATGCAGCCGACGCCATCTACACCCTCGGCAAATCACCCGAGAGCAAAAACTACACGGTCTGCCAACTTCGATCATGGGTATCTCCCAACTGTTCTACCGAGTTCAACATCTCCGGTATCGCCGGTGCCAGCATGAAAGCTCATTGTGAAGACGACGGCGACGAGAACGCTTATCGGCGATCATTCCCTTCAGATCAAGGCTGGTCTGCTCCCTCTCTGGACTGGAAG TGGCTCGCTGATCAATGGCGTTTGTCTATGGATCTTAATGGTGGCTCTGTTAACAACAATGCTTCCAACGCTCGAATCCTTACTCAACTTTCCCTTCACGAACCAAAAATGCCAGCTTCTTATCCTTCACTTGCTGAAGCTCTCGCCGTGTATTCCAGCtctctcatcatgatcaGCGCCATCGACACGCCTTTCCGTCACTATTGGGACCAGGACCCAGACGCGTACCCCGAAAACCTCATCCCAGCACCTGGTTTCCCCCAACTCTTCAACGCATCCCTCATCACACAAGAATACACATCTGGACACACCCAATCATGGCAGAATATCTTTTACGTCGTTCTCGTTCTCGTCTTCGCCATCAATTTATTCTGTCTTGGATACTTCATCATGCGCTCCGGCCTAGTGACAGACTTCACCGAACCGCAGAACTTATTCTCCCTGGCGATCAACAGTCCACCAAGTAATTCGTTCCATGGTAGTTGTGGTGGAGGTCCTGAGAAGAGACATCTTGTTGTTCCGTGGAAGGTTGCATATGCGCCGAGTGCGAACCATTATTTCTTCCAGGACAATTCGCCTGGAAAGGATACGTCTGAGGGGTTGAGTACGGCGAGGGAGTATGGAGAACCGAGA GACTTGGCTGTAGACAGATCTGCATATATCATTGTTATATAA
- a CDS encoding hypothetical protein (EggNog:ENOG41) — protein sequence MASRSFAAEDEYILPYTFPEEHRCEDPVQRADQKTKVRDVYEQARKVMSRQAIAEIFDYLVRGEWIHSAERASAHPAYRRFMGKGSYNGGVPTHYYPEFLAIQAIFPQNRDDPDIHVAVRNLYETVSRHWGMKATPGIPFFPRLQDSDRELRLLVGNHPIRSKTVGRSDPGPFLATPLASRPSPRPEVQESGFQNTQENTIVLPSAPSTSINSARPVPNTPSGISPYVEDLNNKFLEKEQRITDLERKLKKKEQELKDKDFQMNNLGYKQRYEQAQEQKMEAQRALRDTRQRCRELEVLVSKYEEKSKQLKFQLLQSQENSTRSLTAALQAQGHLGLGQQQLDRSLSLLSEPIDEFNANPEGAGIAALDQRVNKRARET from the coding sequence ATGGCGTCTCGCAGTTTTGCGGCAGAGGATGAATACATCCTCCCATATACATTTCCTGAAGAGCACCGTTGCGAGGATCCTGTTCAACGCGCGGATCAGAAAACGAAAGTCCGGGATGTGTACGAGCAGGCAAGAAAGGTCATGTCTCGGCAAGCCATCGCCGAAATTTTCGACTACCTAGTGAGGGGGGAATGGATTCACTCTGCTGAGCGTGCCAGCGCTCATCCTGCCTACAGACGCTTCATGGGGAAAGGTAGTTATAACGGAGGCGTGCCAACTCATTACTACCCTGAGTTCTTGGCGATCCAGGCAATCTTTCCTCAAAACCGCGACGACCCGGATATTCACGTAGCAGTGCGGAACTTGTATGAGACGGTGTCAAGACACTGGGGTATGAAGGCTACCCCAGGTATTCCTTTCTTCCCTCGTCTCCAAGACTCCGATCGAGAACTTCGACTCCTGGTCGGCAATCACCCCATTCGATCGAAGACAGTGGGAAGATCTGACCCTGGCCCATTTCTCGCTACGCCCCTTGCGTCCAGGCCTTCTCCCAGGCCCGAGGTACAGGAGTCGGGCTTCCAGAACACCCAGGAGAATACCATTGTCTTGCCCAGCGCCCCAAGCACCTCCATCAATAGTGCCAGGCCAGTCCCAAACACACCCAGCGGTATAAGCCCCTACGTGGAAGACCTCAATAACAAGTTCCTTGAGAAAGAGCAACGTATCACAGACCTCGAGcgcaagctgaagaagaaggaacagGAACTCAAAGATAAAGACTTCCAGATGAACAACCTCGGGTACAAACAGCGATATGAGCAGGCGCAGGAACAGAAGATGGAGGCCCAACGCGCACTTCGTGATACGCGGCAACGATGCCGTGAGTTAGAGGTGCTCGTTAGCAAATACGAAGAGAAGAGTAAGCAGCTCAAGTTCCAGCTCCTGCAGTCTCAAGAAAACAGCACCCGCTCGCTCACCGCCGCCTTACAGGCCCAAGGTCATCTAGGCCTTGGCCAGCAGCAATTGGATAGGTCCTTGAGCCTCTTGAGCGAACCTATCGATGAGTTCAACGCCAACCCAGAGGGTGCTGGTATTGCTGCCCTCGATCAACGAGTCAACAAAAGAGCTCGCGAAACCTGA
- a CDS encoding hypothetical protein (EggNog:ENOG41), translating into MENNDPHRAASDESNLDQHYFSYEISKGDRDWRSSQVDSVLSSFEEAKKVMSAQAIQEIHKYLISGRWIHDAPSASRHPAYKHIKGQSSGPNRGVPRLYYPYFFVLHAIFPPSESLRIVCEEVGRHWGLQVDLYKPFYPRLQDTEREMELIMGKNPHPRGQVERPSQSQYSSAAFTLTHDGNSEMEDQKDSIQVAVDTARTFQPVPTSTHDTLRDYDEELASIRSDFEQRLAKFQDSEQRIRQAQEKADEIHRYAVLAQQLFKKGQGHADAAVKIAESLLGTLNTAKRHVVVIPDDEGRPSKRLREN; encoded by the exons ATGGAGAACAATGACCCCCATCGAGCGGCCAGTGATGAATCCAACCTCGATCAACATTATTTCTCTTACGAAATCTCCAAGGGAGATCGAGACTGGCGCTCTTCTCAGGTCGATAGTGTCTTGTCGTCTTtcgaggaagccaagaaggtcatGTCAGCACAAGCCATCCAGGAGATCCATAAGTATCTCATATCAGGCAGATGGATCCACGATGCCCCCTCTGCGAGCAGACACCCTGCGTATAAACATATAAAAGGACAGTCAAGTGGCCCTAATAGAGGGGTACCTCGACTCTACTATCCTTATTTCTTTGTCTTACATGCAATCTTTCCGCCATCTGAGTCTCTCAGAATTGTCTGTGAGGAAGTCGGTCGTCACTGGGGTCTTCAAGTTGACCTCTATAAACCTTTTTACCCCCGTCTGCAAGACACCGAGAGAGAGATGGAACTAATCATGGGGAAGAATCCACATCCTCGGGGACAAGTCGAGCGCCCTTCACAGAGCCAGTATTCCTCCGCAGCTTTCACTCTAACTCATGACGGCAACTCGGAGATGGAAGATCAAAAGGACAGTATTCAAGTGGCTGTCGACACCGCTCGTACCTTTCAGCCAGTACCTACCAGTACCCACGATACTCTACGTGACTACGATGAAGAATTAGCCAGCATCCGAAGCGACTTTGAGCAACGCCTTGCCAAGTTCCAA GATTCAGAGCAACGCATTCGGCAAGCGCAGGAGAAGGCAGATGAAATTCATCGCTACGCTGTGCTGGCCCAACAGCTTTTCAAAAAAGGTCAGGGGCACGCTGACGCTGCTGTCAAGATTGCCGAAAGCCTTCTTGGGACTCTGAACACGGCCAAGCGCCATGTCGTTGTTAttcctgatgatgagggacGGCCCAGCAAGCGTCTTCGCGAGAACTAA
- a CDS encoding hypothetical protein (EggNog:ENOG41): MSLLPPFEQQITQHGGDIAWRRAKVDRVLASFEEAKVIMSIDGIQHCTNVGQHPVYKRFAGTDGNGLKSLFYPHFFVIQAVFVMNGRETGSAIERMYQELSRHWLMDITPDVTFYPRLADPERERQLILGNIRGACVPSERQSNKHKEDKHKEDKHKELSVHLEAAAKLSAEIQDEDEVKQQRTIDFQRMRDKLRLAKQRNLEVEQELQEEIQNRRNTERSKQALQNRLEQRIDQLQYAQAQLQEISHKLVESRQHAKGLQNQLGQMQTFITQHQQISMQISQLETQRNNRSVMMQQCINTMARQSSSRLEGSSAATKRPAAEIAHGEGSKRPRQN; the protein is encoded by the exons ATGTCCTTACTGCCGCCCTTTGAGCAGCAGATCACCCAGCATGGCGGCGATATTGCTTGGCGGCGAGCCAAGGTCGACCGTGTCCTTGCTTCTTTTGAAGAGGCAAAAGTCATCATGTCGATAGATGGG ATTCAGCATTGCACCAATGTGGGCCAGCACCCGGTCTACAAGAGGTTCGCCGGCACTGATGGAAACGGCCTCAAATCACTCTTCTATCCTCATTTTTTTGTTATTCAGGCCGTATTTGTCATGAATGGCAGGGAAACTGGCAGTGCTATTGAACGCATGTACCAGGAGCTGTCGAGACATTGGCTCATGGACATCACTCCGGACGTAACTTTTTATCCTCGTCTTGCAGACCCCGAGAGGGAGCGTCAACTGATCTTGGGAAACATCCGAGGAGCCTGTGTCCCAAGTGAGAGACAATCCAACAAACACAAAGAGGACAAACACAAAGAGGACAAACACAAAGAGTTGAGCGTCCACCTGGAAGCTGCCGCCAAGCTCTCCGCAGAAATccaggacgaggacgaggtcaAACAACAACGCACTATAGATTTCCAAAGAATGAGAGATAAGCTGAGACTCGCTAAGCAAAGAAACTTGGAAGTCGAACAAGAACTCCAGGAGGAGATACAGAATCGGCGAAACACTGAGCGCAGCAAGCAGGCATTGCAAAATCGACTTGAGCAAAGAATAGACCAGCTTCAATATGCACAGGCGCAATTACAAGAAATAAGCCATAAACTTGTTGAATCGCGACAACACGCTAAGGGGCTCCAAAACCAGCTGGGCCAGATGCAAACATTCATcacacaacatcaacaaatcTCAATGCAAATTTCACAGCTTGAGACGCAACGCAACAACCGAAGCGTTATGATGCAGCAGtgcatcaacaccatggctAGACAAAGCTCTTCTCGACTCGAAGGGTCGAGCGCGGCGACCAAGCGTCCGGCTGCTGAAATTGCACATGGCGAGGGATCCAAGCGGCCTCGACAGAACTAA